The Rhabdothermincola sediminis DNA window ACGCGCTTCGCCTGCCAGTCCGACGAGGGTCGACCGGATACCCACCCCACCTTCCCAACCGGCATGTCAAACGCGTGCCAGAGCACGCGCTTCGCCTGCCAGTCCGACGAGGGTCGACCGGATACCCACCCCACCTTCCCAACCGGCATGTCAAACGCGTGCCAGAGCACGCTTTTGACATGCCAGAACGGGGAGAGGAGGAGGACGACGACGACGACGAGGACACTTGTGCCATCGACACGTTCAGGGGTCCCGGGGAAGGCCGAGGAGGCGCTCGGCGATGATGTTGCGCTGCACGTCACTGGTACCCCCGGCGATGGAGAGCGCCCGGTTGCCGAGGAACCCGGCGATCCACACCGCGGCCTCGCCCTCGTCGATCGCGCCTTCGGGGCCGAGTAGCGCCAGGCCCACCTCCTGGACCCGTTGCTCGTGCTCCACCCCGAGCAACTTGCGCAGACTGGACTCCGGCCCGGGCTCGGCACCGTGCAAGGCGCGCAGCGTCGAGCGCAGGCCGAGCACCGCGATCGCCTCCCCTTCGGCGACCAGGGCACCGACCTCCCCGAGGTGCTCCGCCGCACCCTTCATGGCCAGCACCGCCTCCATGCCGGGCCCGAACGACGACCCACTCCCCATCGACACCCGTTCGTTCGCCAGCGTGGTGCGCGCCGCCTGCCAACCATTGTCGACCCCTCCCACGACGCAGTCGTCGGGGACGAAGACCTCGTCCAGAAACACCTCGTTGAACAGGGCCTGGCCCGTCAGCTCGCGCAGCGGGCGGATGTCGAGACCCGGGGACGACATGTCGACCATGAAGCAGGTGATGCCCTCGTGCTTGTCGACCCGCGGGTTGGTGCGGGCCAGGCAGATGCCCCAGTGGGCGAGATGGGCCATGGTCGTCCAGACCTTCTGCCCGGTGAGCAGCCAGCCACCCTCGACCCGCTCAGCCCGGGTGGTGAGCGACGCCAGGTCGCTGCCCGCGCCCGGCTCGCTGAACATCTGACACCACAGGATCTCCCCGTACAGGGTCGGTCGGATCCAGCGCTCCTGCTGCTCGAGGGTCCCGTGGGCGATGAGGGTGGGCAGCACCCAGGTGCCGACCTGCAGGTGCGGCCGATGCACCCGCGCCGCGGCGAACTCCTCGTCGATCACCAACTGCTCGACCGGTCCGGCGTCCCGACCCCAGGGCCGGGGCCAGTAGGGGACGAGGTAGCCGGCATCAGCGATACGACGGTTCCACTCCGGCTTCTCGTGGGTGCGCAGCTCGTCGAGGAAGGACCGCACCTCGGCCCGGATGGCGTCCGCCTCGGGTGGGAGCTCGGCTCGCAGCGTGCGCCGGATGCCGGCGAGGGCCAGCTCACCGCAACGGGCAGCCGATCCGGGCAGGAGCTGGCGCATCGCGGTCGCCCGCTTCAGATAGAGGTGCGCGTCGTGCTCCCACGTGTAGCCGATGCCGCCGAGGACCTGGATACAGTCCTTCGCCACCGCGAAGAACGCGTCGGGCGCCAGCGCGGCAGCGACCGCCGCGGCCATGGCGGCTTCCTCACGGGCAGCCGGGTCACCGGCGCGGGCCACATCGCAGGCCACACCACGGGCCGCATCGCAGGCCACGGCGGCGTCCCAGGCCGCGGCGCGGGCCAGCTCGGTGCGCAACAGCATGTCGGCACAGCGATGCTTCACCGCTTGGAACTGCCCGATCGGCCGACCGAACTGGATCCGCACCTTGGCGTAGCTCGCCGCGGTGTCCACGCACCATGCCGCGCCACCCACTGCCTCCGCGGCCACCAGCGTCGCGGCCAGCTCGCGGATGGCGATGCGCCCGGGCCCGCTCGCCAATCGGTGCTCGGGGACCTGGAAGAGCTCCGGGTCGGCCTCGACCGTCGCCACCCGCCGAGTGGCATCCAGGCTCGGTCGCGGGGTCACCGTGACCGCGTCCCGCGCCACCACCGCCCACCCGTCGCCGTTCGGGGACGGGAGCACGAGCACGTCGGCCAGCGAGGCGCCCAGCACGGGCGCGTCCGGCGAGAGCCCCACCGCCCCGACGAGTGACCCCTCGGCCAGACCAGGGAGCCACCGCTCCTGCTGGGCCTGGTCACCGGCGAGCACCAGCGCGGCGGAGGCGAGCACCGTGGGCAGCACCGGGCCGGGCGCGCACACCCGCCCCAGCTCCTCGAGCACCACGGCCAGCTCGACCAACCCGTAGCCCTCCCCTCCGAACTCCTCGGGGACGTGCAGGCGCAGCCACCCGCTCGCCGCCAGGTCGTCCCAGAAGGGGGGCATGGTCTCGGCTGGCGCGTCGAGGGTGGCCCTCGACACCGAGGGGTCGCAGTGGGCGTGTACCCAGCGGTGCACCGCATCGTGCAGCGCGAGGTGCTCGTCGGTGATCCCGATGCTCCCGAGACGGATCGCCATGGTCCAGCTAACCTCCGAACCTGACAATCGTGTCACATCGCTGACGGGAGGCGGCACGTGACGGTGATCGACGCGGACGCGCACGTCAACGAGGACCCGCTGGCTTGGACCGAGCTGGAGGCAGCCCACCCGGGGTGGCTGTCGGCCGGGCGCTCCGGTGGGCGCTGGGTGGCCCAGATCGACGGCAAGCTCTTCCCCGTCCAGGACGGCCCGGGCTGCGGCGTGCCGATCGACTCCGCGACCTCCCCGGCCTGCGCCGCGGGGGCGGCGGACCTCGACCGGCGGCTGGCGGACATGGACCAGGAAGGCATCGACGTGCAGGTCCTCTTCGGAGGGCTGATGATCGGGCTGTCGACCTACCGGGACCCCGGCTTCGCCCACGACGTCGCCCGGGCCTACAACGACTGGCTGATCGACAAGGTGTGCGGACGGGCGCCCGAGCGGCTCAAGGCGGTGGCCGTGGTCCCGCTCCAGGACGTGCCTCGTGCGATCGACGAGCTGCGACGGGCCCGGGGCAAGGGGGCGGTGGCGGTGACCATCCCGCCGGTGCTCGGCGAGGCGAACCTCGATGATCCCGCGCTACTGCCGTTCTTCGAAGCGGCGGCTGGCGAGGACGTGGCCGTCACGATCCACTCCGCGCCGGGCATGAACGTGCCGCTCCCCGCGGCGGGCCGGTTCGCCAACTACGCGCAGGTCCACTGCCTGTCGTTCCCAGTCGATCAGATGGTGGCCCTCACCGCGCTGGCCATGGGCGGGGTGCTCGACCGGCTTCCGCGGCTGCGGGTGGGGTTCATGGAGTCGGGCATCGGCTGGGTGCCCTACTTCCTCCACCGGATGCACGAGCACAAGGAGAAGCGCCCCGAGCTGCTGGCGGCGATGACCGGCGATCCTCGGGACCACCTGGAGCGGGGCCAGCTGTTCTTCTCCTTCGAGGCCGAGGAGCCGCTGCTCGAGGTGTGCGTGGAGCAGCTGGGCGCCGACGCCTGGGTCTATGCGTCGGACTACCCGCACTGGGATTCGGACTTCCCCGGCACCGTCGAGGCATGCCGGGCGATGGCGGCCCCGCTCGGGCCGGAGGTCACCGCCAAGGTGCTCGGTGGCAACGCGGCGCAGCTGTACGGGTTGGCCGATGAAGCGGCTGCGGCGGTGGCAGCCGACGCATCGCACGGGGGGCACGGAGGCCCGGCCACGTGAGCGCCGGGAGCTACGACGAGTTCGGGCTGCTGCACGAGAACGCCGCCGAGGCCGGTCTCCCCTTCGATCCAGCTCGACCGCCCACGGTCGCCCGGTCGGCCGTTCGCGCTCCCACTGGGCACACCATCAGCGCGCTGGTGTGGGGGGAAGGGCCAGCGGAGCTCGTGCTACTGCACGGCGGGGGGCAGAACGCGCACACCTGGGACACGGTGGCGCTGGCACTCGACCGGCCCCTGGTGGCCATCGACCTGCCGGGACACGGGCACTCCGACTGGCGACCCGACAAGCGCTACCGGCCACAGGAGATGGCCGAGGACGTGGCGTTCGCCGTCGCGCAGCTCGCGCCGGGGGCGACGACGATGGCGGGGATGTCGCTCGGCGGTCTCACCGCCCTCGCCGCGCTGGCCGAGCGTGGCGAGCTGGCCGAGCGCCTGGCGCTGATCGACATCACTCCCGGGGTGAACGCGCAGAAGGCCGAACCCATCCTGTCGTTCCTCGACGGGCCCGAGGTGTTCGCGTCCTTCGACGAGATCCTCGAGCGCACGATGGCGTTCAACCCGACCCGTTCCCGCTCCTCGCTGCGCCGGGGGGTGCTGCACAACGCCCGCGAGCGCGAGGACGGGACCTGGGTGTGGCGCTACGACCTGCCCACCGGCGAGCGCCTCGACGACCTCGAGCATCGCTTCGCCGACCTCTGGGACGCCGTGTCCGCGCTCGGCTGTCCGCTGCTGTTGGTGCAGGGAGGGCTGTCGAGCGTGGTCGACGACGACGACGTGGCTGAGCTGCAGCGCCGCAAGCCCGGCACCGAGGTGATCGTGGTCGAGGATGCCGGCCACAGCGTGCAAGGTGACCGGCCGTTGGAGTTGGCCCGCATCCTGGCCGCCTTCCACCACGGGTACCACGAAGGACCGGCCGGGTCGATCTGACGACAGGTAGGGCGCGCTGGTCCCGGCGCGGTCACCCGCCGCCGCGGCCCGCCTCCGTCAGGTCGACGAAGCGCCGGTAGCGACGATCGGCCGCCTCGGTCCAGGCCGGGTGGGGCTCGACCCGCCGGGCCACCCTCGCCCACCGGCCGGCGCCGGTCGCGGACTCCTCTACCCCGGCCGTCACTCGCGCCAGGAAGGCGGCCCCGAGCGCGCCGCCCTCGGGCACGGCCACGATGTCGACCGGCAGGCCGGTGCAATCGGCCAGGGCCTGCACCCACGCTTCGACCCGGGTGCCACCACCGGTGGCCACGATGCGCCGGGCTCGCGCCCCGGCGAGCTCCAGGTGGTGGCGGACCACGAACCCCGATGCCTCGTGCGCGGCCCGCCGCAGCTCGGC harbors:
- a CDS encoding acyl-CoA dehydrogenase, producing MAIRLGSIGITDEHLALHDAVHRWVHAHCDPSVSRATLDAPAETMPPFWDDLAASGWLRLHVPEEFGGEGYGLVELAVVLEELGRVCAPGPVLPTVLASAALVLAGDQAQQERWLPGLAEGSLVGAVGLSPDAPVLGASLADVLVLPSPNGDGWAVVARDAVTVTPRPSLDATRRVATVEADPELFQVPEHRLASGPGRIAIRELAATLVAAEAVGGAAWCVDTAASYAKVRIQFGRPIGQFQAVKHRCADMLLRTELARAAAWDAAVACDAARGVACDVARAGDPAAREEAAMAAAVAAALAPDAFFAVAKDCIQVLGGIGYTWEHDAHLYLKRATAMRQLLPGSAARCGELALAGIRRTLRAELPPEADAIRAEVRSFLDELRTHEKPEWNRRIADAGYLVPYWPRPWGRDAGPVEQLVIDEEFAAARVHRPHLQVGTWVLPTLIAHGTLEQQERWIRPTLYGEILWCQMFSEPGAGSDLASLTTRAERVEGGWLLTGQKVWTTMAHLAHWGICLARTNPRVDKHEGITCFMVDMSSPGLDIRPLRELTGQALFNEVFLDEVFVPDDCVVGGVDNGWQAARTTLANERVSMGSGSSFGPGMEAVLAMKGAAEHLGEVGALVAEGEAIAVLGLRSTLRALHGAEPGPESSLRKLLGVEHEQRVQEVGLALLGPEGAIDEGEAAVWIAGFLGNRALSIAGGTSDVQRNIIAERLLGLPRDP
- a CDS encoding alpha/beta fold hydrolase, with protein sequence MSAGSYDEFGLLHENAAEAGLPFDPARPPTVARSAVRAPTGHTISALVWGEGPAELVLLHGGGQNAHTWDTVALALDRPLVAIDLPGHGHSDWRPDKRYRPQEMAEDVAFAVAQLAPGATTMAGMSLGGLTALAALAERGELAERLALIDITPGVNAQKAEPILSFLDGPEVFASFDEILERTMAFNPTRSRSSLRRGVLHNAREREDGTWVWRYDLPTGERLDDLEHRFADLWDAVSALGCPLLLVQGGLSSVVDDDDVAELQRRKPGTEVIVVEDAGHSVQGDRPLELARILAAFHHGYHEGPAGSI
- a CDS encoding amidohydrolase family protein; translated protein: MTVIDADAHVNEDPLAWTELEAAHPGWLSAGRSGGRWVAQIDGKLFPVQDGPGCGVPIDSATSPACAAGAADLDRRLADMDQEGIDVQVLFGGLMIGLSTYRDPGFAHDVARAYNDWLIDKVCGRAPERLKAVAVVPLQDVPRAIDELRRARGKGAVAVTIPPVLGEANLDDPALLPFFEAAAGEDVAVTIHSAPGMNVPLPAAGRFANYAQVHCLSFPVDQMVALTALAMGGVLDRLPRLRVGFMESGIGWVPYFLHRMHEHKEKRPELLAAMTGDPRDHLERGQLFFSFEAEEPLLEVCVEQLGADAWVYASDYPHWDSDFPGTVEACRAMAAPLGPEVTAKVLGGNAAQLYGLADEAAAAVAADASHGGHGGPAT